CACACACAGATGATTCAGTTAACCACCCCACGTAGCAAGCACTGACCCAAATGGAAGATTGTGTGCTCGTCtgataataatatttttctttcctttttgacgTTACAACGGTGAATGCATCGAGTTCGCTGTTTTGTCCAgaaggtgtgtgtgtgtgtgtgtgcattgTGGGAAGTTTAAACGAAGACGGGAGCTCCAAAACGAGTTCGTGCGCATAACCACATGGGTGTGCACATGAGTGTATCCCCTCGGattaatatttccttttttatccttttgagTTGGCTCCAATGGGGAAAACATACACAGTTCAGGGGTTAATAAAATTACTATTACTATTACTattactattttttatttttttaagcttCTTCTAGGGGCAGGTCGCATTTTCCCGTGGAGGTTTGGCTATAGCACAACGGTGACCTCCTTTTCCGCACGTGCAGTGATTGGTTACTTTGTGCATAGTTGTTTTGTCGCCCCACCAGCGTATTATTTCCCCCGAACTCAGTTATTTCGCTGCAGGTGGTTTTCGTGGCGTTCAATATTTTCGAACCTGTGCAACATCACCCTTTTACCCTTTcccttgctttttttttttttttttttttctgctgtaTTTGCCTCCACGTGTGCCGCTTCTTCCGTTGCCACTTTCTCCGATTGTGCGTGAATTTCGGCGCTGGTAGTGGGTCTATCGTGTGAATACTTGTGAACCCTCTTTAGAATTTTCTCCACCAGTGTGGAAGGGTTCCTTCACACTGTATAGAAGCGTAGTGttatttaaaggggggaaaataaataaataaaaaggagagaaaaagtgGGACAGTGAAATGCCCTTTCGTTTTATCCACCGTAACTGAATACTTCTCATATAATGTCATgcccctttcccccttaacAAATATCTATCATATAGGTTATAAAATAAGCacaggtatttttttttttttttgtgtttgcATATGCGCACGTATCCAGCGCTCCcagtgaaaaaagaaaaaaaaaaaaaaaaaaaaaaatgaataattgTTTAAACACCCctgccccccttttttttttacgaagtgATATTGTAcagtttcctctttttttttttttaaccgaaagaggaaaaaaaaaaaaaaaaataggagaagTTATTGTTTTCTGAGGCTTcaagttttattttgttttattgtgtgttttttttttttttttttttttttttctctgggAACGGCTAAATTGTCCCTCTCTTCTATTTGTACCTTTTGCGCGACCAGCCCGCTTTGTGCGATCTGCTTCTTTTGCGCAATCTGCCGTTTggtcctcttttttttttttttttttttttttttgtttttgtatgaaCCTTACCGATACATAGCCAATCATCAATTGGGGTGTCCCCGCGTGTACTCACATGCATTTTATCTACTTGTGGTGGGGGCATATACCTAATACGCACACGTTTTCTCCCCTGAGCAACCTTACGCTCCCGCTTCTTACCACACCTATGCGTACGTAGCGTCCAAGCCCACGAATCTTCccatataaaagaaaaagagagtCCATTTATGAGTATCACTGTAGAATAGGAAAATCTTATAATGTTCGCTCCTCATAAGAGCCAGGAGATTAGTCAAATCTACGAACGAAACAATGAAGCGACACTCTATATAGGTAGGATGTCGGGGTAGCCAACTGTCCCGTTCACATTTCCTCATGTATTCAATtaacgcatatatatactaatGTGTGCACTGTGTCCGCTCTCTCCCACCCCCGCCTGCAGCCAACTTAGACGCCCAAGTGGACGAAGAAATCCTGTGCGAGCTTTTTATGCAATGCGGTAACGTCAAGAATGTACACATACCACGGGATAAGATCAATGGGTTTCATGCAGGTAGGAGGTGTACCCTTGTGGGTGAAGCGCGCATCGTGTTGTATACATCTCCTGTTTGTACTTCACTCACTTATGTTTCatcacacacacatacacatacacacatatacacctcaGGTTATGGCTTCGTGGAGTATGAATACGAATACGAGTGTGAGTACGCAGGGAAGGTGTTGAACATGACGAAACTATTCGGAAAGCCCCTGCGGTGCAACAAGGCGTCTCAAGATAAGAAATCCTTTGACGTAGGAGCGAATCTATTTATAGGAAACCTAGATGCAGAGGTGGATGAGAAAATGCTCTTCgatattttctcctcctttgggCAAGTAGTAACCGTCAGGATAATTAGAAACGAAGATGATACATCTAGAGGACACGGATTTATCTCATACGATAACTTCGAATCCAGTGATATGGCCAtcgaaaatatgaataaccAATTTATATGCAACAAGAAGGTTCATATATCCTatgcatttaaaaaggatTCTAAAGGGGAGAGGCATGGAACAGCAGCTGAAAGATTCATTGCGGCTAATAAGGCTCTAAGTTTATTTTCAGGAAATGAAAACTCAAATAATCTAATGCCACATAATTTATCtaatggagaaaatacaaCTAATACGAGGCGTGGTAAGAATAATGGTTCATTAAATGGAGAGAACAATC
This DNA window, taken from Plasmodium knowlesi strain H genome assembly, chromosome: 13, encodes the following:
- a CDS encoding splicing factor 3B subunit 4, putative — its product is MFAPHKSQEISQIYERNNEATLYIANLDAQVDEEILCELFMQCGNVKNVHIPRDKINGFHAGYGFVEYEYEYECEYAGKVLNMTKLFGKPLRCNKASQDKKSFDVGANLFIGNLDAEVDEKMLFDIFSSFGQVVTVRIIRNEDDTSRGHGFISYDNFESSDMAIENMNNQFICNKKVHISYAFKKDSKGERHGTAAERFIAANKALSLFSGNENSNNLMPHNLSNGENTTNTRRGKNNGSLNGENNQFLRPPLTSSNAINPPSSNSLPPVMNSYFPGNMPPPMGSSFPNQPMNINSAMRPNGSFMMPQKIGNRMMGSMPPNMPPMNMPPGMPPNMPPINIPPNMPPPNMPLNMPPMNIPPNMPPPNIPLNMPMNMPPNMPLNMPMNMPPNFPPNFPPNFPPSFAPNFPPNMPPNFPPNFPPNLPPTPPTNMQLSGSLNASSTAEPNPSGPNEQNEVAGT